A region of the Falco peregrinus isolate bFalPer1 chromosome 4, bFalPer1.pri, whole genome shotgun sequence genome:
CTTCTACTTGAAGATTTACTTGAAGATCTACTTTCCTAAATCTTCTCATGTGACCAACAGCAAAATTTAGTTGTAGTGCTGTTCCAAACAGCCACCTTTCGTTGTGTGTATTCATATGCATACATTGCAACTTGTTTGTATCTGAAGACATAGGACTGTGAAGAATCCCAAGATAATGTGGGTTTCAGTACAGGAAGAGATggatttttcattctgaatagAGTTTTCTTCTGAGCtcaaattaaatttcttctccctgcttcccccagTGAAATTATATAGTGCTGAAGATGAATCAACTTCAAAATCACAGTTTCTGCCTCATAAGCATGATATCATTACCCTTCTTGGTGTTGGGGGACACTGgataacaacagaaaaaaatcttcaggtAAAGATCTTGTGTGAGTAAGGTTAGTTTGCACCACCGTATATTTATGGATGTGTCTGTGAGCTTCTGCTGTGGCCAAATGGTTCCTCACTGTTAAGCAGTATcagttttcaataaaaaattTCACATCCAGAAAATGGGAAGTATACAGCATTAAtactaaatgtttttattttccttttggacagTTTTGGGGCTCTCTTCTCTGAGATGATAGTAAGTTATGTTAATAGCCTGGCTGTACTGCCAAATTTTAAAGGACCTATTTTGTCTAGCTTGGGGTATTAACCTGTttgacaagacagaaaaatacttaaagcTGTAAATATTACAAGTTCGCTAAGTTTTAATGGACAGGAgatggttttttgtttgttttaaccaTCTATATAAAATAACCATTAAACCTTTATTTTTGGGTAGGAAAATgtaaagtaacatttttcttctatttgtttAAGCTGGATCCTCCAGATAGCCGTTCCTTGTTTCTTAAAGGAGCCACAGTCTCCTTTCTGAATGATGAGATATGGAACTTGTCCAATATACAGCAAGGGAAGTATCTCTATATCCTTTCGATGGACATTTTGAATACCGACAGCTAATGTATGGAAATGCAACTGAGAAACCAACtaataaaattgttcttttctaCTCAGTTATGTAACCACAGGCTCAAAGGTCAGCACGGTTAAGCATACAGCATAACTAAAATGTAACATGCACTCATGTTTTATTTAAGCTAGTCTCCACATGCCTTCTAAATACATGTCTACATACTTCGTTAAAAGCagtgctgaaacagaaaaaacacattctggagaaaatgcagtgttttggtTCAAGACTGAACCAATTAATTGAAGATTTAACTCTTCTAAGTTTTTATATTATGCATTTGACGTCTggggaattattttttgttcttttgggcAGTAGATGGATCATCTGTAAATCTTAATGCTATTGGTTTAACCATAAAAGTTACAATATTTTGGCTTCATAACCTCTTCATCATTTGCAATGTTACATACATAAAATTTATTGAGCAAATATGTGGGTGTGGGAAGAGGAATGCCTCCTTCATTATTTGCATTACCTACATTTGGTCTTAGCAGCTAGACTCTGAGCTTTGTACTAGTGTGACAGTTTTCCGTGGACCACTTCAGGTAATGGAAGGTTTGTCTGTTTATGGCTTTAAGGACTCTTCCTGTTCTCTACTGCACTGCAGATTGAGATCTGCTGAATCACTTTTGCAGTTTAACAGAACAGCAGAGGCAGGTGAGGATTAAGTCATTATACTTGTGAAACGACTAACTGTGCTGCCAGGAAGTCCTCCCCTCCTCCACTGAACTGCAAAGTAGATTAGGCAAGGTCAGGAATACTAAGGAAATATTTATGGGATGCAGGTTATCATGAATCATTGTATAGTTTGGTATTTTGGTTGAATGCTTACTGAGTAGTTGTCCACATAAAAAGTAAGCTGACTAAACAAGTAAGATTCTTCTGTTGTCTCCTGGGGTATCTCTAATAACAACAGCATGTTTTAGCACAACAGGCTTTAaagttgaaaggaaaaatctggtttgatttgtttttggtttttttttaatctgtatatCTTGTGAAATTCTTGAGCATATGGCATTAATATCATCTGAAGAAATCACAAGGGTGACcactttcaaaattaattgaGCTTCAAATATTAACCAGATTGCTCTTAAAATGAAGGAATGTTATTTTTTAGGTTTCATGTAAAGAGACTAAATACAGCCTCATCTGTTGCATTGACATGAATGCTAGTCAGTAACGCAAAGATCCCTTACAGATGCACAGTAGTGCTCCAAGAATTTACAGACTCAGCTGTATTCCcaactttgttttgatttttacttgAGATGTCTGTCTGAATGGTAGGGATAGTTAACTGGTACTGAAGTCTGTCATCATCATTCTGTACAAAAAATACAATTACCATTCTCACTGATTAATGTTGTACTAGTGTGGGCTGCACTTGTTGATCTTAACccttttgccttatttttctaaattccatttttcatatttcatttctaCTTACTGATGCAGGAAAGGACATTTTTGATATATATAAAAGTGCATAAATCTGATCTAAAGATTGAAATTAaggttaattttcattttgcataatGTATCAGTACAGGGCTATTGCCAGCAAACGTGATTATAGAAGGATTTATCTGTAAATACATTGTTACCTTGACAATCCTTTTAGATACCCATCTTAGAAGATGTCATGGAGAAATTATCAAGTAGCATTTTCAGGTGAGAGATGtgattattattgttttttaattattattgtttatttacatttctaatgttgaatgaaaaaaattattgcgAGCACTGTGCTACAAATTTCTATTGGGATGCTTAGGAAAAGATGTTTCACAGTTTCTGTGGAACTGTTTATGgtctatttctgtttttaatatagCAGGCTAAGCACAAGGAAATTTGCTAACCCCACGATTATGCTGTATGTCAAAATTTAATAGAGGCAGCACATTCTTTTCTTGGTGGAGGAAGAGCATATATCTGGCTGCTCAGCAGTGTATCTGAGAAACGGTGTTGGCTGTAAAAGATGGTACTGTCTAATACTCCGCTAAGAGTGACAGCTTCACTAGATACGAAGATTCCCATAATAATGTGGGAATGGAAGATCCTTTCTCTAATGCAGGATAGCTGTACTGCTGTTGAGCAAAAACCTCACCAtctgggtggttttttcctcccataaGAAGGGGATCTTTTAATTAACTTCTGTTTCCTGTTTGCTGTAGGGCTCTTCCCTTGTTCTGTGAACGAAGCAAAGCTGTagaagttttattctgtttaaagaGTAAAGTTTACATACTGAAAGTAAAGTCTATAGCAGTAGTCCtgcaatatttctgtttatctgAGCATGCTCACCAGATGCTTCTGACATACTGTTCCATTTTAGGCCTCAACTGGATGAACCGATCCCATTGTATGAAGCCAAGGTTTCTATGGAAATAGTTCAGAAGAAtcaagcaagaaaaagacaagTCATCCAGTTCTGACAcaaaattttctgatttctaaGCCTGTGGAAGACAAAGAAACgtaatgtatttgaaaagtaaattagTGTACATTTTCAAATAGTTCTGTAACCAGAATTTAAAGATCTTTGTACCTCAACACAAATGGTTTCTGAAGCTCCGGTGACTtcagggttggggtttttttgatccACTTGAGCAGAATGTTCCCATCAGCAACTTCTTTAGAAGCAGTCTTGACTTAGAAATTTTGTCTGCCCTGCCTCAATTAACAAATGTCAGTAGCATCTACAGGCAAACTcagttgctgttgtttttcaactgtaagaaattaaaggaaaaaaaataattttctggtgttttttattAGTCCTCCCTTCTCCAGCCCCCCTACCAATAGTCACCtttacctttttgtttttgacTGCATTGAAACTGAGTGCTCTCTGCCATACTCTTAAAGTATTTAATCcacattttaaattgttatttaaTTGAAAGACAGGCGAAACCATCAGAATTGGCAAGGATGCTAGAGGGGAAGGATAAGGTACTGACTGTAGGAGTTCTGCCCCCAagctgattttcttcattttagcaACCAGGCAGTAAACCTAGTAAATCTAGAGTCCATAAGCCAATACGATCATGTCATTGAGATGTTTGAGGCACTTTATGTATCTTGTTACTGTAATGTTATCTTTGAAATCTTTCCAGTAAGACCTTCCTACACTCTGCACTTCCACTTCCCCTTTTCCAACCTCAGTCCTATGCCTAGCACGGCTCAAATCTGTTTATCCAACATTCTCTATTACTGACATCTGCAAatcagcaggagggaaggaactgctgtttttctttcttcaaagcatGTGGCTTCAAACTTGCTCTTACTTgagagcaaaaatatttctattcagCTGTGCTATTCATTTTCACTGTGTGGATGGCTCAAACAGATACTAACACTTTAAACCAGTGTAAGAAGTTGGAATATTTGAGTGCAAATAGATTATTTAGAAGCACGATTAATCTATCTTCTGTTATTCAGAGAACTTGTAGTAGGTTCTTGATAAATGATACAAGGGAAGCATATAAAAGCATGAGTAAATCTTACTTTACTACTAATGTGATGTAATGCAGCCTTGAAGATAAGCAGTGCTAttatgtgtgtacacacacatacgAAGCATGTGAATCTTCTTAGTTAGCTGAAGCCTTGTACCCAACTGCTTATTTTTTACTGATTATGTTCATTTTAGctgaaatgtttgcaaaatgaagtcgatcagagcaaagaaaataggttaaaaaataaggtttaataaaacagaaacaaccaCTGACAAAACTGcaaaagtaagatttttctcgtacagtttttattttatgagatCTTTTGTCAGTAGCTGTGTTGCTCCCAACTACATGTATAAATGCCTTTTGAACCCTGTGGTACTATAGACCACTTCAGCAATAGCTAGCCTTAGTTTAAGTCTTTCAGCTGGCTCAAGTTATGAAGCAAATGTCTCTGCACGGTTGGGTGTTAAGTGGTCTATGGGTGCATTTAGCTGCCTGAGATGTCTCAGCATTTTGTAATGCTCTTCAATGATGCTAGCTTTAGGTTTGTATGTGCTTGAACAGGAAGGATTCACGAGGCTGCCTAAGCAATTACTTCCTCTTTCCTACATCCCCTGAcgaaagaaagcagaaactaGTTTTGAATGTGAGCAAGGCTTCCCGGCTGTGGGGGTAAAGGCTGCCAGCTACTTGCCTGTTCCTTCATAGCTTGGACAAGGCACATGTGCATCGCTGTTACCTGTACACTGCTGTGAGAGCCCAGTGGAAGGCTGCCTGTGGTTTGTCATAGTGCTAATAATGTCGAGAGGCATGCCAGGAGCTGCACCAGCTGAGGCTTTTGACCAGGTTTTGCTGAGGATGCTTCTGCTCTGGTGAGCTCAAGCCCTGCACAACCAGAATGTGCGGGTAATGTGGGTTGCTATTAAGGGCAGCCACACGTCTTCAAAAACAGCACTGTGTCTAAATTAGTGCTATAATCCATCATTGCTTTATTTAATGGCCTTCAGAGCTGTTTTGGCAAGGATAATCTGTCTAGGATGGGCTGAAAACTACTGCCTGTTTTTTGGTGGTGAGAGGATGGGCTTTCTGCAGTTGTCTGAAGTAAAATCCTGCAGCATGGGCCCTAGCCAGTGCCATGAATCGCAGTCAGAACTAGTCTTCTACCCCCAACACACACGGAGTGTGTTTAGTCTCACGTTTCACACAACTGGAACCGCGTTCTACTATCTCCACAGGTGATTTTTGTCCTGGTGCAGCCATGCGGCGATCTCAATACCCGTCTTGAGAAATTCAGGCTGGTTTCAGAATGGACTCCGAAATCTATTTGTGGGTTTTCGCGGtaacgctttttttttttttttttttttttttcctcacttacTAGCCAACGCGGGGCGGAGAGCGGTGTCAGGCGAGCTGCCGAAGGAGCCCGCCCCGCCTCACGGAAACGTCGCTTCAGACGCCCCGGGGCCGGCAGAAATGGCGGCGGCCGCGTTACCTCAGCTCCGCCCAGGGGCGGTGCTCGGCCCTTTTGGCGCCAAGCTGCGACTGCTGCTCCCGCCCAGCCGCTGCGCTCCGCTCCACGCCGCCCGGCCATGGCCTCCCCCGCTGTACCCGGCTACTCTCCCGGCTTCAAGAAGCCGCCGGCGATGCTGCGGCTGAAACGCAAACGGCTGCGGAGGTGCGAGCCCGCCGCTCCCGCGAACCCCCGCtgcggcgcggccccgcgggcCCCCTCCGCGCCAGCCCGCCGCAAccctttctccagcctggaCAACGCGCCGCGGGCCGGCGGCGCCCCTCAGACGGTGGagcgggcccggccgccgccgccgcctggaGGAGACCCCTTGGTAGCACCATTCTGGCAGGTAGGACCgaccccggccccgcggggggtcgcgttttctcttccctgtggtGAATGGCGGCGGGGAGGTAGGGGCAAGGCCCGCCGTCAGCGTCCAccctccggcccggcccgggccggAGGGGTGGACGCTGACGGCGGGGACGCGCTTGGTGCCGCCCTCGACGTTTCCCTACCAGGGACGTTTTTTGAAATTATCGACCTAGTTCTTATTTTGCACTGTATCTCACACTCCTGTTCCTGTTCAGCTTTTAGAGCCCGTGGGTGAAGTTGAGCcccccaggagagcagagccCTCGGAAACAATGGACATCCTCGCCCTAACCCGTGTGAGctgctgaaaacttttttaGCCGTTCTCAGTTCACACAAAAAATCACTTAATATTTGATGACGCATCTCTGTATAATCAGGAAAATTTCTTAAATTGCCTTAACGTTTACTGAGTGACAGCCTTCTGCCTGACTTTACTGCTGTTGTAGTTCTAATTGACAAAGGTTGTTGTCTTCTGCCAGTTTTATTACCATGTTTACTATAATTATTCTtagtttttatgttttgttgAGATAAGGACGTTCTTCAAAGTAATAAATCTCCTGCAGTCTTATTCAGCTACAGAAGGGGAACAAACAACTTCACCAGACACACTGGGAAGAGGGAATACCTACCTGAAGGCCAGTCCTTGCAAGAGGGTTTCAAGCAGGCAACATCTAACGTTATAGGTTCAGAAACTTAAGTTCAAACTAACGtagcaaaatagaaaaatgatCTCTCAAAGAGAACAAACTGTCCTAGAGCTCCTCAGTGGGTTGTTTTGCATCCTCTAGGAAACGCCTGACATCACAATCACCATGAGAGGATGACGGGAAATAACTGTTTTGGCATGAAAATTCTTGTGTTCATAAACTTCAGGCTGAGTTTtcgggtttttttaatcattcatcCTTTTACCCATTCTTAGTTTATGACTTCTGGAAAGACAGCCGTGAACAAAAACCCTCATTGTGGTTTTGGAAGCAATATAATGCCATATTTCTGTTGGAATCCATTACTGATTAAAATAATCAGTTGAGTATAAACTGTGACTTTGGTTAGCCTATGAACAGTCAGACTTCATGTAACTTGGAATCTCCCTGCCACagctatttttttaagcatgcCTCTTATGCAAGTACTTCCTTAGGATCCAAATGAGCATTATGATccaaaactgacatttttgcTGTTGCACTGAACTGGCCAGAAATGTGCAGGAGACAGCAGATTTATCTTGTCTTTTTACAGGCTGCTAAACTCAAGACATTATATATAGTAGTGGTAGTCCAGTATCTGGTCTGCCTGCCACAAAAGTCATATTAAATTAATACGGGAGGAAAGCTAACCAtgctaaaatataaataagtaGCGACATaggtggttttggtggtttggttttggttgtttttttttaattttctatgaaTTAACTCgtgctgtttctgttttgtaaggACCTTCATTTACCTGTTGCTGTACCTGAAATTCCCTCTGCACCAAGACATGAATTTCCTGCAGACTGGAGTATTAAAACACGACTTCTATTTGTGTCTTCCCACCCTTTTACATGGGCAGAACATTTAAAAGCACAAGAGGAGGCTCAAGGATTTGCTCAGCATTGTAGAGCTACAGAAATAAACTTACCACAGAGTGTGCAGGTAATGTGTTGGAGGGTAGCTGTAAGCTCgccttcagaaaggaaaatgtaccTTTGCACCTTTCCTTAAACATGCTGGCAGTGAAGGattgattctttttttattttggtcttGCATTAAGAATAAGGCTCATTTAGACTACTAACCTAATTCCATCTGTGGTTTGTACCTGAAGTGGCAGACAGTGATAAGTAAGTGGCCATTCAACTTTAGCTGTGGAGCagttgggggcaggggggcagcagtgGTGTTTAAtacttagtatttttttaatctgtctcTTGCAATGCTGCCTTAAGTAAAGCATTACTGTCctcataaaatacttttttgacTTCTAGGAACCAAAACTGTCAACAGAACTGCGTTGTGCCTTCCAGCAAAGCCTCGTTTACTGGCTTCACCCTTCACTGCCATGGCTGCAGCTGTTCCCTCGGATTGGAGCAGATAGAAAAATAGTTGGAAAGGCTAGTCCTTGGTCACAGGATGAAACCTTGCAACAAGTGCTGATGAGTGACTGGTAAGGGGAAGCAAACAACTAGCGTCTTTAGCAAGATTAAGACAATGGGATTTTATTAATGCACAAGCTCTTTGCAGTTTTATGAGAAAACTTTTTACATgattttgggtggtttttttcctcagctagAATCCTCATTATTTTGAGGACCAGGTTAAGGAAATGCAAGATTGAAGCAACCTTCTTGTGTTAAATGCTTGTCTCCAATTCTAGTTTTGGGTAGAATTCTATAAATCCTGTCAGCAGATTGTCTTTGCTTCGTGTAAAACCACATGCTGGACAGCAAGTAACACTGGAAAGGCATAGCATTGGCAAACAGGATGCCTTTCGAACCACGTGCTTACAAAGCAAGTATGGTGGAAGAGCACAGCACTGACAAACAGGCTGCATTTCAGAGGAGTGCAGCTTCCTAAATCTTGAGCATGTGTGAAAATCTGGCTAATCATTCAGTGTGCATCACTAACACCCAGCCAAGTCCAGTCTGATGTGTCAATAGAGTTGTGTTTTTCTAATTTGCAGGTCTGTCAGCTTTACTTCTCTGTACAATCTGCTCAAAGCCAAACTGTGTCCCTACTTCTATGTATGTACCTACCAGTTCACTGTCCTGTTCCGTGCAGCCGGTCTTGCAGGAAGTGATGTTATCACAGCTGTAATTTCTCCCACAACTAGAGGTTTAAGAGAAGCCATGAGAAATGAAGGTGAGGTGAAACCAGTCTAGCTATGATTTGAATAGCTGATAAAGTGCATTAGCTTTGCAATGGtgttaaaaaaccaaccattgctttctttcctcctttgttcAAGGCATTGAGTTTTCTTTACCTTTGGTAGAAGAACATAGAaccaggaaacagaaaaactcTGAAGTGAACTTGGAAACAGAAGTTGCCAACAGCCTTGAAGTGGGTAACAGCATGGAAGATGGAGAGTATGTAATAAGTCTTCTACAATGCTAGAATTCAAGGGCATCTACAGACTCCTGTATGTTCCATTTGGAAAACCTTCCTATGCAGTATTGCCTTCTTATTACTGATTCTGTGTTTCCCAGACAACCAGCTCCaagtgatgatgatgatgatgaaagtTTCTCTTGGCTTGAGGAGATGGGAGTCCAAGACAAGGTTAAAAAACCAGATGCTATTTCCATTAAGCTGTATCCTTTCTTTGCATGACAAGATGTATGACACTGGAAAACTATGCAGATGTTACCATTTTGCAGTATAGATAGTTTTATATAGGAGTTTTATAAAAGCTTTTGGGAACTTACTTCCAAGTAATAATCCTCATACTGCTGTGTATTAAGAGACTCTGCATGTCTTTTGGGGTTTCTTTATGACAAGTATTTCTAGATGCTTCTCTTCTTGAAGGAAAAGCCATTGTGAATTGTTAATGTAATTCTGTAAGATCCGTTAGCTCACAAATTGATTGTGTCACTTCACATGTAGGCTCACTGGAAAGACTCATTAgactttttttatatgtttaaagaaaagggTGTATGTTCATGTAGGCTAGGCTCACACTAGGTAGTAGTGTGGCACAGTGAGGATGCAGCTGTAGACCAGAACAGCTGTTGCTGAGATCCTGTATGTTTCAGAGGGACCGATTAACTCTGTCttcctgtgttttcatttgcacttGGAGTACCTGAAGTTTTTAATAATGAGATCAGAAGTCAGGTTTAAGATGCTGCttaacagctgaagaaataatgtGGATCAGTGTAAAGCTTGGAgggtttatttggttttgtttgtttaaatgacTTGCCACTGCCCTGACCAATCAAGGGGGTGATTTGTGGATTTGCACTGCTCCAGTTCTTCCTGTGATGCATTGATGGTTTTCACTTCCCTCATGGTTGTCCTTTGACTCCAGTCAATACAGGCATAAGGAGAAGCACGAGGTGCAGATGGATCACAAACCCGAATCCCTTGCATTAGTCAAAGGAACAAACACATTCACCTTGCTGAACTTCTTGATAAACTGTAAGAGCCTCGTGGCTGTTGCGGGTCCACAAACAGGGCTTCCACCAACTTTGCTGTCCCCTGTCGCTTTCCGAGGTGGTACAATGCAAACACTCAAAGTAAGTAACAACCGTCTCCCATTTTCtcataaggaaaagaaagttgttTCTTCAGCCCGTAGATTTAGACACTGACTTGGTATAGTTTCCCTTGGGTACTGCAGAGTAATTTTTGTTGCTATAGCCTGAGTTAGCGTTTTGACTGCAACTCATCTCTATCCACATAAATCTGTGCTGCTAAACTGAAATCCCAGTACTTCCATTCTTCACACCCTGAGACGTAAGAGGTTAAACAGACTTCCCAGATACTAAAATGGTTCTTAAGAGACTCTCCTGAGATCATACGGGGTCTCAAACCATCACAGCTACTTGCAATGAGGGAACCTTGGAACTGTGGCTTGCCAGCTGTTACTGTAAGGAGGTGGTGGATGCTCAAGGGTATGCTGTTAATACAGGTAGCGCGGCAGTCTTCCACCAGAGTAGTTGTTTGTACTGTTCTTCTGCAGTTAACTTTCTTAGTACTGCCCAGCATTCCTGTGTATGGCAGTCAGTACATTTTAGAGTTGTTCCAAAGTCTGTAAACCCATCAAAATAACCATGTATTGACCAGTAAGTTGACAATgttgaaaagtattttgaatttttaatggGACGTGGCACTGCAGTGTTAAAGTATGTGAGAATTAGGGGTTGACATAGTGTGTCAAAATGTAATCCTATGTCATCTTGTCTTCAGGCTAGAAGTATAAATGCCAAAGCCAGAGTTCACTTGGTGTACGAGGACCGGTTCAGTTTGGAGGTTGTAGGCCCTGTCATGCCTCATTCCCTGCATGCATTGACCATGCTGCTTGGGTCCGCACAGAGGGGAGCGTTCTCAGCTGTGCTATACACACACGAGCCAACTGCGGTGTTTAACACAAATCTTGACAGCGCAAGCCCCGCCTTAAATAAGGTAAGGGAACTAGCAGCAGCAGTCTCCCCTGTTAGGAAGAGTATCTTATTACAGACCATAGGACACTGAGTGGCACAAAACTTTCCCTTAATGGGTTTACACCCAGTTACTGTGATCCTGCCTGGCAGTCCTCATGGCTTGTCATTcccttggaaatggaaaaatcagaaaactatCTATCCAGGAATTCCCCAGAGGTACACAAATGAGCGTTAAGAACTAGAGGCACTTCAAACAGAAATACCTATTCCCCGTCTCTCTTCTTCATGTGAATTTCTGCAGGAAACCGCATACAAAGATCTTCCTATGTATGGACTGCATCCTAAGACTTTGGAGCAACTGAGGCAGTGTCCAACACTAGGGAAGTCTTCCATCCGGTCTTTGGAAATGAAGGATTATGCTTACACCTGGAAGTCCTAGGTATGCTCGTTCCATTTAATGGAAAACACTACTCTCTAGTGTGCAGGCGCTGTACTACAGGGGCAGCACCTACGCGGTACTGGGGGGATTGCACATCACAGACAACAACTATTGCATGCCACCTGTCAAAAAACACTTCAAACGACTTTTGGAGGAAAAGGCCTTGGAAATCTCCTTTTGTATTTTAGAAAgcctttttcaaataaaacttgaTAAAACACAATTACCTGTTTTATTGGTCTGACTTGGGTCCAGAAGGTTGTATTTCTCACACACATGCAAATTTGATTCTGAAGTACAaaattcctgctgctgctctgtgcagtaACTCGTAACTACATTGGTTTCTCCAAGAATTCCACCCATCCCCTTTCAAAACTGCTTCCAGCACCTTGCGAGAAGCTTGATAGCTGCAGCTTGGTATGTTGCACCTCTTGGTTTAGTTGGATCTGACCTCCACAAAGATAGATGAAAGTCAGCTGGACACAAGCAGAGTTCTGGCTGCAGCCAAGTCAGACTAAAAGGTTAAGATTCCTCGGAACAGCTTGGCATAGCTGTCTAGCATTCCCCTACCAAACATTAAAATGAGCCGAACTTT
Encoded here:
- the DONSON gene encoding protein downstream neighbor of Son, which codes for MASPAVPGYSPGFKKPPAMLRLKRKRLRRCEPAAPANPRCGAAPRAPSAPARRNPFSSLDNAPRAGGAPQTVERARPPPPPGGDPLVAPFWQLLEPVGEVEPPRRAEPSETMDILALTRDLHLPVAVPEIPSAPRHEFPADWSIKTRLLFVSSHPFTWAEHLKAQEEAQGFAQHCRATEINLPQSVQEPKLSTELRCAFQQSLVYWLHPSLPWLQLFPRIGADRKIVGKASPWSQDETLQQVLMSDWSVSFTSLYNLLKAKLCPYFYVCTYQFTVLFRAAGLAGSDVITAVISPTTRGLREAMRNEGIEFSLPLVEEHRTRKQKNSEVNLETEVANSLEVGNSMEDGEQPAPSDDDDDESFSWLEEMGVQDKVKKPDAISIKLHKEKHEVQMDHKPESLALVKGTNTFTLLNFLINCKSLVAVAGPQTGLPPTLLSPVAFRGGTMQTLKARSINAKARVHLVYEDRFSLEVVGPVMPHSLHALTMLLGSAQRGAFSAVLYTHEPTAVFNTNLDSASPALNKETAYKDLPMYGLHPKTLEQLRQCPTLGKSSIRSLEMKDYAYTWKS